The following proteins are encoded in a genomic region of Cataglyphis hispanica isolate Lineage 1 chromosome 9, ULB_Chis1_1.0, whole genome shotgun sequence:
- the LOC126851846 gene encoding uncharacterized protein LOC126851846 produces MRNVSWEAQTNTTGYFNFCVPLYMLLGFCEDYKRIVINARHELILIRSRNDNNCLIGNLALEPVINIFKIQWRMPHVILNEVNKLSMLRALESGRYLSMGFRSWDLYEFPLLQRTTKHSWAIKTATQLEKPRYVVFALQTGRKNVMSKDTNRFDDCKLNNVKFYLNSKCYPYD; encoded by the coding sequence ATGAGGAACGTCAGCTGGGAAGCGCAGACTAATACGACtggatactttaatttttgcgtACCACTCTACATGTTATTGGGATTTTGCGAAGATTACAAACGCATTGTGATTAACGCTCGTCACGAGTTGATTTTAATACGATCGCGCAACGACAACAATTGTCTGATTGGAAATTTGGCGTTGGAGCCTGTGATTAACATATTCAAGATACAATGGCGAATGCCACACGTTATATTGAACGAGGTCAACAAGCTGTCGATGCTGCGCGCTTTGGAAAGCGGACGATATCTCAGCATGGGTTTTCGCTCGTGGGATCTGTACGAGTTTCCGCTATTGCAGCGTACAACCAAACATTCGTGGGCCATTAAGACCGCGACTCAGCTGGAGAAACCGCGATACGTTGTCTTCGCTCTGCAGACAGGTCGGAAAAATGTCATGTCTAAGGATACGAATCGATTCGACGACTGCAAATTGAACAACGTAAAATTCTATCTGAACTCGAAATGTTATCCGTATGACTGA